One part of the Acidobacteriota bacterium genome encodes these proteins:
- a CDS encoding oligosaccharide flippase family protein — MNEPRQSQSGKSVIRNVFYGSLTWILPLSLSFIATPIIVRSLGNNDYGIYALVLGFIGYSFTFSFGRAITKYVAEYRNTPSAYKITDVISTSIVLNCVIGLAGVAAIVLLSPWLVREVFRIDPASQDKTILAMYIASAVIFVSMLNQLFSSMLQGIHRFDVYSRIYTASGFISIGGNLALALLGFGLIPLLLWNLMTLVVFGIIFAVVSKHYLPEFKLKLNISRTTIRLVTGYSAGIVGYQIVANVLLLFERGWITNRLGSESLTYYVVPMTLGMYLHGFVSSLVQVIFPLASELNEDREKLLKLYLKATKVITMIVIFIIMSVIVNEKLFLHLWIGDAFVENSSSLLIFHIITFGMLAIMTVSWQMTEGLGFPHYNFAIISVCLIISISLMFLLTGDYGNIGVGISRLAGFGTIFLSIFLVERLFFKRVQVAFWTRIFVCLGIASIAGAVTEYLITSNLPAGWLTLFVSGFSGGAVYILILWLLKFVTEDERVLFRSLLRR, encoded by the coding sequence ATGAACGAACCGCGCCAATCACAATCCGGCAAAAGTGTGATCCGTAATGTCTTTTACGGTTCGCTAACGTGGATTCTGCCGCTGTCGCTTAGCTTCATCGCAACACCGATCATCGTCCGTTCACTCGGTAACAATGACTACGGAATCTATGCTCTAGTCTTGGGTTTCATTGGCTATTCGTTCACATTCAGCTTCGGCAGGGCGATCACAAAGTACGTTGCAGAATACCGGAACACACCCAGTGCTTACAAGATCACTGATGTGATCTCAACAAGTATCGTCCTCAATTGCGTGATCGGCCTGGCCGGCGTGGCCGCGATAGTACTGCTTTCTCCATGGCTTGTTCGGGAGGTTTTTCGTATCGATCCGGCGTCACAGGACAAAACGATCCTTGCGATGTATATCGCGTCCGCGGTGATCTTTGTCTCGATGTTGAACCAGTTATTCAGTTCCATGCTGCAAGGGATTCACCGGTTCGATGTCTACTCAAGGATCTATACGGCCAGCGGATTCATCTCGATCGGCGGAAATCTCGCGCTCGCGTTGCTAGGTTTCGGGCTAATTCCGCTTCTGCTCTGGAATCTGATGACGTTGGTCGTCTTCGGCATCATTTTTGCGGTTGTCTCAAAACACTATTTGCCTGAATTCAAACTCAAGCTGAATATCAGCCGGACAACCATTCGCCTCGTTACCGGATATAGCGCGGGAATAGTAGGGTATCAGATCGTCGCGAACGTATTGCTCTTGTTTGAGCGAGGCTGGATCACAAATCGCTTAGGAAGCGAGAGTCTGACCTACTATGTTGTACCGATGACCTTAGGAATGTATCTTCACGGATTTGTTTCGAGCTTGGTGCAAGTCATTTTTCCACTTGCGAGCGAACTCAACGAAGACCGCGAAAAGTTACTTAAACTCTACCTAAAAGCAACAAAAGTGATCACGATGATCGTCATTTTTATAATAATGAGTGTCATAGTGAATGAGAAATTATTTTTGCACCTTTGGATCGGCGATGCCTTCGTCGAAAACTCGTCGAGTTTATTGATATTCCATATTATTACGTTTGGGATGTTGGCAATAATGACGGTTTCCTGGCAGATGACGGAAGGACTTGGATTCCCGCATTATAATTTCGCGATCATTAGTGTTTGTTTGATCATCAGCATCTCGCTTATGTTCTTATTGACGGGCGACTACGGCAACATCGGTGTCGGAATATCGAGACTTGCTGGATTCGGAACGATCTTTTTATCGATATTCTTGGTCGAGCGATTATTCTTCAAGCGAGTTCAGGTCGCATTTTGGACTCGAATCTTTGTATGCCTGGGAATCGCGTCGATCGCGGGGGCAGTGACTGAGTACCTGATTACAAGTAATCTACCCGCGGGTTGGCTAACGCTCTTTGTTTCCGGTTTCAGTGGTGGAGCCGTTTATATTTTGATACTCTGGCTGCTAAAATTCGTGACCGAGGATGAAAGAGTTTTATTCCGGTCACTTTTAAGGCGTTAG
- a CDS encoding class I SAM-dependent methyltransferase, protein MQLVHRVDFIKSAVAGQKVLHLGCTNWPYTTEAIENDMLLHFALAKTAGELYGFDFDQAGIDTLVAAGGTKLFRADLERLEEVEVDETFDVIIAGEMIEHLNNPGLFLEGIKRFMSPDTSLVITTINAYCAMRFATYGLRGKGGENEPVHLDHVAYYSYRTLKLLVERAGFTVEQFCFYDIGPEHRPFNPWYLNLINDLAVNISPQLSDGVIAVCKLAK, encoded by the coding sequence ATGCAACTTGTTCACCGTGTTGACTTTATTAAATCAGCGGTTGCCGGCCAAAAGGTATTGCACCTTGGATGCACGAACTGGCCGTACACGACCGAGGCGATCGAAAACGATATGCTGCTTCATTTCGCACTCGCGAAAACGGCCGGGGAATTATACGGATTTGATTTCGATCAGGCCGGCATCGACACCTTAGTTGCAGCGGGCGGGACAAAACTCTTTCGCGCTGACCTCGAAAGGCTTGAAGAAGTCGAGGTCGATGAGACATTTGACGTGATCATTGCCGGAGAAATGATCGAACACCTGAACAATCCGGGCCTGTTTTTAGAGGGTATAAAGCGATTCATGTCGCCCGATACTTCACTCGTGATCACAACGATCAACGCGTACTGCGCAATGCGTTTTGCAACTTATGGTCTTCGCGGGAAAGGAGGTGAGAACGAACCGGTTCATCTCGACCATGTTGCGTATTACTCATACAGAACACTCAAACTACTTGTCGAGCGGGCAGGATTCACGGTAGAACAATTCTGCTTTTACGATATCGGACCCGAACACCGACCTTTCAATCCGTGGTATCTGAATTTGATCAATGATCTCGCCGTAAATATCTCGCCCCAGCTTAGCGACGGCGTCATCGCAGTCTGCAAATTGGCTAAATAA
- a CDS encoding FkbM family methyltransferase yields the protein MKPTFVHRLFRSYIFNTPINKGKYRLSDLALRISPCGAGRLLVETRDGRNLTINTENASYRFIYFTGQYEQAITEIFSAIVCPEDVCLDIGANIGWYTTLFQKLVGESGEVHAFEPVPQMFEDLKKNVEMNEPPKNVILNNLALGDVEKEIEMHIFDGLPDGHASMATFGGRGYVSVPAKMITLNSYLENNNIDNVRFVKMDVEGAELMMLKGASRLFEQEKLPVMEIEMALATTSGFNYLPNDLIEYIRGHGSYDFFEIDESRFTLRKIDGFQSDDIGANVLCLPRDFDSGRLAKWFI from the coding sequence ATGAAACCAACATTTGTACACCGACTTTTCAGATCTTATATATTCAACACGCCGATCAATAAGGGCAAATATCGCTTGTCTGACCTTGCTCTTCGAATCTCACCTTGTGGAGCCGGGCGGCTGTTGGTCGAAACTCGAGACGGAAGAAATCTAACAATAAACACTGAAAATGCTTCGTATCGATTCATATACTTTACGGGACAGTATGAACAGGCGATAACGGAGATATTTTCGGCAATCGTTTGTCCGGAAGATGTCTGTCTCGACATCGGGGCAAACATCGGCTGGTACACGACCTTGTTTCAAAAATTGGTTGGGGAAAGTGGTGAAGTTCATGCCTTCGAGCCGGTTCCGCAGATGTTCGAGGACTTGAAAAAGAACGTAGAAATGAACGAGCCTCCGAAAAATGTAATTTTGAATAACTTAGCCCTCGGCGACGTTGAAAAAGAGATCGAAATGCATATTTTCGATGGCCTTCCGGACGGTCATGCGTCAATGGCCACATTCGGCGGAAGGGGTTATGTGTCGGTCCCCGCGAAAATGATCACGCTCAACTCTTACCTTGAGAATAATAATATTGATAACGTTCGATTTGTGAAAATGGACGTCGAAGGAGCTGAATTAATGATGCTCAAGGGTGCTTCGAGATTGTTTGAGCAAGAGAAGTTGCCGGTTATGGAGATCGAAATGGCGCTCGCTACTACGAGTGGTTTCAATTACTTACCAAATGATCTGATCGAGTATATTCGCGGACACGGATCATATGACTTCTTCGAGATCGATGAAAGTCGGTTCACGCTCCGCAAGATTGACGGATTTCAATCGGACGATATCGGGGCCAACGTATTATGCCTTCCACGCGATTTTGATTCAGGGCGACTAGCTAAGTGGTTTATTTAG
- a CDS encoding FkbM family methyltransferase: MRDVEFLSDHRSGDANGARELLTSPMYRKYIEKMDLTDDIKVLDIGSNNGGFPLLLKAENISIGQLVCVELNPNTFVRLQFNLGLNLNGRFRAFNLGICGENRELRVKLGAGSAGDNIYRSADKGDTDQIVIPGKTFDDVYCEVFGEQIVDLCKIDIEGAEYEVFESETAKSISRCKYLLIEIHHSAERPRKLVLDKLNAAGFIEIDGENKVDDLHYVHFLANQELAEGGKTPYQKNADNGASLG; encoded by the coding sequence TTGCGCGACGTAGAATTCTTGTCCGACCATCGATCGGGCGATGCAAATGGAGCGAGAGAATTGCTGACCTCGCCGATGTATCGCAAATACATCGAAAAAATGGATCTCACAGACGATATCAAGGTCCTTGATATCGGCTCAAACAATGGCGGCTTTCCGTTGTTGCTTAAGGCAGAGAATATTAGCATAGGTCAGCTTGTTTGCGTCGAACTCAATCCGAACACGTTTGTTCGGCTTCAGTTCAATTTAGGTCTAAATTTAAATGGCCGGTTTCGAGCGTTTAATCTCGGAATATGCGGAGAGAATCGGGAGCTTCGAGTAAAACTCGGTGCGGGATCTGCCGGTGACAATATCTACCGATCCGCCGACAAAGGTGATACGGACCAGATCGTAATTCCGGGTAAGACATTTGATGATGTCTATTGCGAGGTCTTTGGCGAACAGATTGTCGATCTCTGTAAGATCGACATTGAGGGAGCTGAGTATGAAGTATTTGAAAGCGAAACTGCGAAATCGATCAGCCGATGCAAATACTTGCTTATCGAGATCCATCATTCGGCAGAAAGACCTCGAAAATTGGTTTTAGATAAACTGAATGCCGCGGGATTCATCGAGATCGATGGCGAAAATAAGGTAGATGATCTCCATTATGTCCATTTCTTGGCAAACCAGGAGTTGGCAGAGGGTGGCAAAACGCCTTATCAAAAAAACGCTGATAATGGGGCTAGTTTGGGATGA
- a CDS encoding SIS domain-containing protein has protein sequence MIVFTNGCFDILHPGHIDLLRRAKSLGTKLIVGINSDRSISAIKGPGRPLQDQESRKAVLLGLSSVDEVLIFDELTPENLIKQLKPEVLVKGGDWKEDEIIGADFVKAHGGRVYSLPLVDGFSTSGIVEKVEIRTFETQEDGDSIVERSLNQHLKVFEALVATSTEGIEECANLIIDAVLAGKKVLICGNGGSAADAQHIAAEFVGRYETERRALPAIALTTDTSALTALANDYSFERIFARQVEALAHEGDCLIAISTSGNSPNVIAAVMEARRKGCTVIGMTGAKGKKLASLCDSCILIPSDRTARIQEAHITIAHIWCEMIDRRIEEIG, from the coding sequence ATGATAGTATTCACTAATGGTTGTTTTGATATTCTTCATCCGGGTCACATAGATCTCTTGCGGAGGGCGAAGTCACTCGGGACCAAATTGATCGTCGGGATCAACAGTGACAGGTCTATCTCGGCAATAAAGGGCCCTGGCAGGCCGCTGCAGGATCAGGAATCGCGCAAGGCAGTACTTTTGGGGCTGTCGTCAGTTGACGAAGTGCTGATATTTGATGAATTGACTCCTGAAAATCTCATAAAGCAGTTGAAACCTGAGGTCTTAGTTAAGGGCGGCGATTGGAAAGAAGACGAAATAATCGGAGCCGATTTTGTGAAGGCCCACGGCGGACGTGTTTACTCTCTTCCGCTCGTCGACGGATTTTCGACCAGCGGAATTGTAGAAAAAGTGGAAATCAGAACATTCGAAACACAAGAAGATGGCGATTCGATCGTTGAACGATCTCTGAATCAGCATCTCAAAGTCTTTGAAGCATTAGTTGCAACAAGCACTGAGGGCATCGAAGAATGCGCGAACCTGATCATTGATGCCGTCCTCGCCGGGAAAAAGGTGCTTATTTGCGGAAATGGCGGCAGTGCGGCAGATGCCCAGCATATCGCGGCTGAATTTGTCGGACGATATGAAACTGAGCGACGGGCTCTTCCGGCTATTGCTCTGACAACCGATACATCTGCATTAACGGCACTTGCGAACGACTATTCCTTCGAACGTATCTTTGCCAGACAGGTAGAAGCACTGGCTCACGAGGGCGATTGCTTGATTGCGATCAGCACAAGCGGGAATTCTCCTAACGTCATTGCCGCTGTCATGGAAGCCAGACGTAAGGGCTGCACTGTTATCGGGATGACAGGAGCCAAAGGCAAAAAGCTCGCATCTCTCTGCGACAGCTGCATACTCATTCCATCTGACCGGACAGCACGTATTCAAGAAGCTCACATTACGATCGCCCATATCTGGTGCGAAATGATCGATCGGCGGATAGAGGAGATCGGATGA